The genomic segment TCGATAAAACGACCATCACGGCGGGCTTCGGAATCCGCAACCACAATGCGGTAGAAAGGTTTTTTCTTGGTGCCCATCCGGGTCATTCTGATTTTTACTGCCATCTTTTTCAGTCTCCTTGCAACGATCTTTTTAGAAGGGAAGCATGCCACGCATGCCGCGCATGCCCTTTAAGCCACCCTTGTTCAGTTTTTTGACCATTTTCATGGTCTGGGTGTAGTTTTTCAAAAGCTGATTCACATCCTGCACCCGGGTACCACTCCCCCGGGCAATGCGTTTTCTCCGGGAACCGTTAATAATGGCATGGCGCCTGCGTTCTTCCGGCGTCATGGAATTAATGATAGCCTCCACCCGGACCAGTTCCCGTTCATCAATATTCATCTTGCCCAGTGCCTTTTCATTCACACCGGGCAACATTTTCAGAAGATCTCCGATGGGCCCCATCTTACGGACCTGCAACAACTGATCCCGGAAATCTTCAAGGGTGAACTCATTTTTCCTGAGCTTGCGCTCCAGATCGGCAGCCTGCTTTTCATCCACCATCTCCTGGGCTTTTTCGATGAGAGAAAGGGTGTCTCCCATCCCAAGAATTCGGGATGCCATACGATCCGGATGAAAAAGATCCAGAGCGGAAATTTTCTCTCCCGTACCAACAAACTTAACCGGACGCCCGGTAACCGAACGTATGGAAAGGGCTGCCCCCCCTCTGGCATCCCCATCTGTCTTGGTGAGGATAATACCGCCAATACCCAGATCCTGATCAAAGGCAGAGGCCATTTTTACGGCATCCTGACCCGTCATGGCATCGGCCACCAGAAGAATATCCGAAGGGATCATCTTCTCCCGGATACGGACCAGCTCAGCCATCAGGGTTTCATCCACATGAAGCCTGCCCGCCGTATCCACCAGAAGCACGTCACAACCCTGTTTTCTGGCATCTTCTCTGGCATTAAGGCAGATATCAAGGGGATCTGAGCTGCTTTCGGAAGGATAAACAGGAACCCCGATTTCCCCGGCCAGCTTCTGCAACTGCTCAA from the Desulfobotulus mexicanus genome contains:
- the ffh gene encoding signal recognition particle protein gives rise to the protein MFDSLNERLGSVFKSLKGRGKLTEAHIEDGMKEVRMALLEADVHYRVVKQFVADVKARSLGREVMESLTPGQQVVKIVYEELTSLMGEASVPLDLSGPKPAVIMLVGLQGAGKTTTAGKLALYLRKAGKKPYLVPADVYRPAAIEQLQKLAGEIGVPVYPSESSSDPLDICLNAREDARKQGCDVLLVDTAGRLHVDETLMAELVRIREKMIPSDILLVADAMTGQDAVKMASAFDQDLGIGGIILTKTDGDARGGAALSIRSVTGRPVKFVGTGEKISALDLFHPDRMASRILGMGDTLSLIEKAQEMVDEKQAADLERKLRKNEFTLEDFRDQLLQVRKMGPIGDLLKMLPGVNEKALGKMNIDERELVRVEAIINSMTPEERRRHAIINGSRRKRIARGSGTRVQDVNQLLKNYTQTMKMVKKLNKGGLKGMRGMRGMLPF